In one Massilia endophytica genomic region, the following are encoded:
- a CDS encoding 2OG-Fe dioxygenase family protein → MTTAFPAFTPLEQVAQALRGDGYALLAPADVAALSGAPLSELNKLAASWDDLALDNYLRDGGRYRRRRHSCFVQEGEALSQSAHRAHWQPVEYNALHGGMRRMFEPVNPATIEQPGWQGLLTALGKICSAARGQQTWYVEAHQFRIDTADGIGRPTPEGAHRDGVDYVAVILVGRHGIKGGETRIFEASGPNGKRFTMTEPWTMLLLDDAAVIHESTPIQPLEEHGYRDTLVLTYRAGGFQGDGEAGSNPI, encoded by the coding sequence ATGACAACTGCATTCCCCGCATTCACGCCCCTGGAACAGGTGGCGCAGGCCCTGCGCGGCGACGGCTATGCCCTGCTTGCCCCCGCCGACGTGGCAGCCCTCTCCGGCGCCCCGCTGTCCGAGTTGAACAAGCTCGCCGCCAGCTGGGACGACCTGGCTCTCGACAACTACCTGCGCGACGGAGGCCGCTACCGGCGCCGCCGCCATTCCTGCTTCGTGCAGGAAGGCGAGGCCCTGAGCCAGAGCGCCCACCGCGCCCACTGGCAGCCGGTGGAATACAACGCCCTGCATGGCGGCATGCGCCGCATGTTCGAGCCCGTGAATCCCGCCACCATCGAGCAGCCGGGCTGGCAAGGCCTGCTCACGGCCCTCGGCAAGATCTGCAGCGCCGCGCGCGGCCAGCAGACCTGGTACGTGGAGGCCCACCAGTTCCGCATCGATACCGCGGACGGCATCGGGCGCCCCACGCCGGAAGGCGCGCACCGCGACGGTGTCGATTATGTGGCGGTGATCCTGGTCGGCCGCCACGGCATCAAGGGCGGGGAGACTCGCATCTTTGAAGCGAGTGGGCCCAACGGCAAGCGTTTCACCATGACCGAGCCCTGGACCATGCTCCTGCTGGACGACGCGGCCGTGATTCACGAGTCCACGCCCATCCAGCCGCTGGAAGAACATGGCTACCGCGACACACTGGTGCTCACCTACCGCGCGGGTGGCTTCCAGGGCGATGGCGAGGCAGGGTCAAATCCGATATAG
- a CDS encoding SH3 domain-containing protein, with translation MKRHTRLLGAAVLAAVVTAAAPSNAGPSVSPSGVPAISEAMLSPEFWIRRAPSPNAVLLDARQVSEKRQRAYGPQGGLIDLAQLPATLTKVQVAEWLGNAQQTPIKASIDESGRPVTEELLRGLQQNAAVDRIPDTTSARYGLSVRRTYLRTLPSDRRLYASEDSRDYESLQGGVLFPGEPVIIVHKSADGQWLLVMSTQGPAWVKGSDIAEGTRDAVFSYVAKAPGRVVTGDHARTVFTPEAPDVSELDLDMGVAMPLAEVKEGEAVNGASSYVSWPLLLPARQQDGSLTFKPALLRRTADSAPGYLPVTRANIIRQAFKFLGERYGWGHQFNARDCSGLTSETYRSMGLHLPPNSGLQGSSAALNHQLFSARDSHADRVRALAKAQVGDLVVVPGHVLMIIGHVNGEPYVIQDVPYAVFKDPATQQIRKTKLNQVSVTPLLPLYADDKTLYVDAMTSLVHVTRP, from the coding sequence ATGAAACGTCACACCCGGCTGCTAGGCGCCGCCGTGCTGGCGGCAGTGGTGACAGCTGCCGCACCGTCCAACGCAGGGCCGTCGGTCTCGCCGTCGGGCGTTCCGGCCATCAGCGAAGCGATGCTGTCTCCCGAGTTCTGGATTCGCCGCGCGCCATCGCCCAACGCAGTGCTGCTCGATGCACGGCAGGTATCGGAAAAGCGCCAGCGCGCTTACGGTCCGCAGGGCGGATTGATCGACCTGGCGCAGCTTCCGGCCACGTTGACGAAGGTCCAGGTGGCCGAATGGCTGGGGAACGCGCAGCAGACACCGATAAAGGCATCCATCGACGAAAGCGGGCGCCCCGTCACCGAGGAACTGCTTCGCGGCTTGCAGCAGAACGCCGCGGTGGACCGGATTCCCGACACGACGTCCGCGCGCTATGGCCTGAGCGTGCGCCGCACCTACCTGCGCACGCTGCCGTCCGACCGGCGCCTTTACGCGTCCGAGGACTCGCGCGACTACGAAAGCCTGCAGGGAGGCGTGCTGTTCCCGGGAGAGCCCGTGATCATCGTCCACAAGAGCGCAGACGGGCAATGGCTGCTGGTCATGAGCACACAGGGACCGGCCTGGGTGAAGGGAAGCGACATCGCGGAAGGGACAAGGGATGCCGTGTTCTCCTACGTAGCGAAGGCGCCTGGCCGCGTCGTCACGGGCGATCATGCGCGCACGGTATTTACACCGGAGGCGCCCGACGTATCGGAACTGGACCTGGACATGGGCGTTGCGATGCCCCTGGCCGAGGTGAAGGAGGGCGAAGCAGTGAATGGCGCCAGCAGCTATGTATCGTGGCCGCTCCTGCTCCCGGCGCGCCAGCAGGACGGCTCGCTCACGTTCAAGCCAGCGCTCCTGCGCCGCACCGCGGACAGCGCGCCGGGCTATCTGCCGGTGACCCGCGCAAACATCATCCGCCAGGCATTCAAGTTCCTCGGCGAGCGCTATGGATGGGGGCATCAGTTCAACGCCCGCGACTGCAGCGGCCTGACGAGCGAAACCTACCGCAGCATGGGGCTGCACCTGCCGCCGAATTCCGGGCTGCAAGGGAGCAGCGCGGCGCTGAATCATCAGCTCTTTTCGGCGCGCGATTCCCATGCCGACCGCGTGCGGGCGCTGGCGAAGGCCCAGGTGGGCGACCTCGTGGTGGTGCCCGGGCATGTGCTCATGATCATCGGCCATGTCAACGGCGAACCCTATGTGATCCAGGACGTTCCTTACGCCGTGTTCAAGGATCCCGCGACGCAGCAGATCCGCAAGACGAAGCTGAACCAGGTATCCGTGACGCCCCTGCTGCCGCTGTATGCGGACGACAAGACGCTGTACGTCGATGCGATGACCAGCCTGGTGCACGTCACCCGGCCGTAA
- a CDS encoding DUF6702 family protein: protein MQFPRFNAVLAAALLACSAAAHAHNYHMGMADISFNPNTGNTEIVHTYTAHDVESLLMNLYQRQFDLGLEEDQAVFRRYLEKQFTLTASGKRLPIQWVGMTANADNVTVYQEIEKTALPAGAVLRNNVLTDFLPTQINTVNVDRQGASRAAQTLVFKLPQTEQVLP from the coding sequence ATGCAGTTCCCTCGATTCAATGCCGTCCTTGCGGCGGCGCTGCTTGCATGCAGCGCCGCCGCCCATGCCCATAACTACCACATGGGCATGGCGGACATCAGTTTCAATCCCAATACTGGCAATACCGAGATCGTGCACACCTATACCGCGCACGATGTCGAATCGCTGCTCATGAACCTCTACCAGCGCCAGTTCGACCTTGGCCTGGAAGAAGACCAGGCGGTGTTCCGCCGCTACCTCGAAAAGCAGTTCACGCTCACCGCCAGCGGCAAGCGCCTTCCCATACAGTGGGTGGGCATGACCGCCAACGCGGACAACGTCACCGTCTACCAGGAAATAGAGAAGACCGCCCTGCCCGCAGGCGCGGTACTGCGCAACAATGTGCTGACCGATTTCCTGCCCACGCAGATCAACACCGTCAACGTCGACCGCCAGGGGGCAAGCCGCGCGGCGCAGACGCTGGTCTTCAAGCTGCCCCAGACCGAACAAGTACTTCCATGA
- a CDS encoding M1 family metallopeptidase, whose translation MKRLSFAVLAATLSTAAFAAPTFDDKFRQLDELLPAPTQYRTASGAPGHAYWQQRADYKIRATLNEAERSITGSETITYHNNSPDTLSYLWVQLDQNIYARDSDARMMQTAPSREAWTRPRGADDGFKFEGMRSILVGQEFDGGFKLSNLKSASGAPLKFVVNRTMMRIDLPTPLKPGERFSFSLDWTYKINEQKVLGGRAGYEHFPEDKNDLFEVAQWFPRMAAYYDVTGWQHKQFLGAGEFTLEFGDYDVAVTVPADHIVASTGELQNPGEVLSAAQRDRLERAKTAKQPVIIVTQAEAEAAEKSVSKATKTWRFKAKNVRDFAWASSRKFIWDAQGYKKDGTNVLAMSFYPKEGNPLWEKYSTASIIHTIEQYNKYSFDYPYPIAISVNGPVGGMEYPMISFNGPRPTKDKKTGQITYSKRAKYGLISVIIHEVGHNYFPMIVNSDERQWTWMDEGLNTFLEFLAAQAWEKDFPIDRGEARDIVGYMRSQNQVPIMTNSESLLQFGNNAYAKPATALNILRETILGRELFDKAFREYSQRWKFKRPTPADFFRTMEDASGTDLDWFWRGWFYTTDPVDVSLDGITEFGVSSKNPEVEKAWQKARKAEEPVSITDQRNEGMPRRVDSQPELKDFYNEHDDFTVTNADRNKYAEQLKDLEPWQKDLLAKGKHLYLVDFTNVGGLVSPLILQIELKSGKKYVERVPAEVWRYSPKKITKLIVTDEPMVSLVQDPYWETADIDTSNNSWPRKASQSRLELFKTQRGGTDLMKDFNTPLKTEEPKKEEKSGQPAAGNGAAAKQEAETKK comes from the coding sequence ATGAAGCGTCTGTCATTTGCAGTTCTTGCAGCAACACTTTCCACGGCCGCCTTCGCGGCGCCAACCTTCGACGATAAGTTCCGTCAGCTCGACGAACTCCTCCCGGCACCGACCCAGTACCGCACCGCTTCCGGCGCACCGGGCCACGCCTATTGGCAGCAGCGCGCGGACTACAAGATCCGCGCTACGCTGAACGAGGCCGAGCGTTCGATCACCGGCAGCGAAACGATCACCTATCACAACAACTCGCCCGATACCCTGAGCTACCTGTGGGTGCAGCTGGACCAGAACATCTATGCCAGGGATTCGGACGCGCGCATGATGCAGACCGCGCCTTCGCGCGAAGCCTGGACCCGCCCGCGCGGCGCGGACGATGGCTTCAAGTTCGAAGGCATGCGCAGCATCCTGGTGGGCCAGGAGTTCGACGGCGGCTTCAAGCTCTCGAACCTGAAGTCGGCCAGCGGCGCACCGCTGAAGTTCGTGGTGAACCGCACCATGATGCGCATCGACCTGCCTACGCCCCTTAAGCCGGGCGAGCGCTTCAGCTTCAGCCTGGACTGGACCTACAAGATCAATGAGCAGAAAGTCCTGGGCGGCCGCGCAGGCTACGAGCACTTCCCCGAGGATAAGAACGACCTGTTCGAAGTGGCCCAGTGGTTCCCCCGCATGGCGGCCTACTACGATGTGACGGGCTGGCAGCACAAGCAGTTCCTGGGCGCCGGCGAATTCACGCTGGAATTCGGCGACTACGACGTGGCCGTGACCGTGCCCGCAGACCATATTGTCGCTTCCACGGGCGAGCTGCAGAATCCCGGCGAGGTGCTGAGCGCCGCCCAGCGCGACCGCCTGGAGCGCGCGAAGACCGCCAAGCAGCCCGTCATCATCGTGACGCAGGCGGAAGCCGAAGCGGCCGAGAAGTCGGTCTCGAAGGCGACCAAGACCTGGCGCTTCAAGGCGAAGAACGTACGCGACTTCGCCTGGGCTTCCAGCCGCAAGTTCATCTGGGATGCGCAGGGCTACAAGAAGGATGGCACCAATGTGCTGGCCATGTCCTTCTATCCGAAGGAAGGCAATCCGCTGTGGGAGAAGTATTCCACCGCGTCGATCATCCACACCATCGAGCAGTACAACAAGTACAGCTTCGACTACCCTTACCCGATCGCGATTTCCGTGAACGGCCCGGTGGGCGGCATGGAGTATCCGATGATCTCCTTTAACGGCCCGCGTCCCACCAAGGACAAGAAGACCGGCCAGATCACCTATTCCAAGCGCGCCAAGTACGGCCTGATCTCCGTCATCATCCACGAAGTGGGCCACAACTACTTCCCGATGATCGTGAACTCGGACGAGCGCCAGTGGACCTGGATGGATGAGGGCCTGAACACCTTCCTCGAATTCCTGGCCGCCCAGGCATGGGAGAAGGACTTCCCCATCGACCGCGGCGAAGCGCGCGATATCGTCGGCTACATGCGTTCGCAGAACCAGGTGCCGATCATGACGAACTCGGAATCGCTCCTCCAGTTCGGCAACAACGCCTATGCGAAGCCCGCCACCGCGCTGAACATCCTGCGCGAGACCATCCTGGGCCGCGAGCTGTTCGACAAGGCCTTCCGCGAGTATTCGCAGCGCTGGAAGTTCAAGCGCCCGACCCCGGCCGACTTCTTCCGCACCATGGAAGACGCTTCCGGCACGGACCTGGATTGGTTCTGGCGCGGCTGGTTCTACACCACCGACCCGGTGGATGTGAGCCTGGACGGCATCACCGAATTCGGCGTGAGCAGCAAGAATCCGGAAGTCGAGAAGGCGTGGCAGAAGGCGCGCAAGGCCGAGGAGCCGGTTTCCATCACCGACCAGCGCAACGAAGGCATGCCGCGCCGCGTGGATTCGCAGCCGGAGCTGAAGGACTTCTACAACGAGCATGACGACTTCACCGTCACCAATGCGGACCGCAACAAGTACGCGGAACAGCTGAAGGACCTGGAGCCGTGGCAGAAGGACCTGCTGGCCAAGGGCAAGCACCTCTACCTGGTGGACTTCACCAACGTGGGCGGCCTGGTCTCCCCGCTGATCCTGCAGATCGAGCTCAAGTCGGGCAAGAAGTATGTCGAGCGCGTGCCTGCCGAAGTGTGGCGCTATTCGCCGAAGAAGATCACGAAGCTGATCGTCACCGACGAACCCATGGTCTCGCTGGTGCAGGACCCTTACTGGGAAACCGCCGACATCGACACCAGCAACAACAGCTGGCCGCGCAAGGCGAGCCAGTCGCGCCTGGAGCTGTTCAAGACCCAGCGCGGCGGCACTGACCTGATGAAGGACTTCAACACTCCCCTGAAGACCGAGGAGCCGAAGAAGGAAGAGAAATCGGGCCAGCCGGCCGCCGGTAACGGCGCGGCTGCCAAGCAGGAAGCGGAAACGAAGAAGTAA
- a CDS encoding response regulator: protein MGARILVIEDNQVNMDLMSYLLTAFGHTVLPAADGVAGVAVARSERPDLILCDLQLPRLDGHGVLAALRGDPATSAIPILAASAAAIDDGGAALRAEGFTGVLPKTLEPEALLPALEAFLPAALRSAASN from the coding sequence ATGGGGGCGCGCATCCTGGTCATCGAGGACAACCAGGTCAATATGGACCTGATGAGCTACCTGCTGACTGCTTTCGGACATACCGTGCTGCCCGCCGCCGACGGCGTCGCGGGCGTGGCGGTGGCGCGCAGCGAACGGCCTGACCTCATCCTCTGCGACCTGCAGCTGCCCCGCCTCGACGGGCATGGCGTGCTCGCCGCCCTGAGGGGCGATCCCGCGACCAGCGCCATTCCCATCCTCGCCGCCAGCGCAGCCGCCATCGACGACGGCGGCGCGGCCCTGCGCGCGGAAGGCTTCACGGGCGTGCTGCCCAAGACCCTCGAGCCGGAAGCCCTGCTGCCCGCCCTGGAGGCCTTCCTGCCTGCGGCCCTGCGCAGCGCAGCAAGCAACTGA
- a CDS encoding MarR family winged helix-turn-helix transcriptional regulator, with protein sequence MADDTDNPLRQVPRLGAQLCFALYSTSLAMNKLYRKILRKLGLTYSQYLVMMVLWEQDEQTVSALGERLYLDSATLTPLLKRMEQAELITRTRSASDERQVIVALTPQGNALRDEAAKLPELVLGASNCSVDQVVGMKKQLDALRDSLMKNA encoded by the coding sequence ATGGCAGACGATACCGACAATCCCCTGCGCCAGGTGCCCCGCCTGGGCGCCCAGCTGTGCTTCGCCCTGTACTCGACCTCGCTGGCGATGAACAAGCTGTACCGCAAAATCCTGCGCAAGCTGGGGCTCACCTATTCCCAGTACCTGGTGATGATGGTGCTGTGGGAGCAGGACGAGCAGACGGTCTCCGCCTTGGGCGAGCGCCTCTACCTGGACTCCGCGACCTTGACGCCCCTGCTGAAGCGCATGGAGCAGGCCGAGCTCATTACCCGCACCCGCTCGGCCAGCGACGAGCGCCAGGTCATCGTCGCCCTCACGCCGCAGGGGAACGCCCTGCGCGACGAGGCCGCCAAGCTGCCCGAGCTCGTGCTCGGCGCCAGCAATTGCAGCGTGGACCAGGTCGTGGGCATGAAAAAGCAGCTGGACGCCCTGCGCGACAGCCTCATGAAAAACGCTTGA
- a CDS encoding alpha/beta hydrolase, whose product MKHPGLEPRTARFLQALAGSKPLERLSPAAARFVLAAAQKGAALPDAQVSVHSIELAGKPLRLHVVRPPGAEGTLPAFIYLHGGGWMLGDFPTHERLVRELVVHSGAAAVFIEYSRSPEAKYGVALQEIHSAARWVQESGHEIGVDGNRLAIAGNSAGGNLAAAVALLAKEKGGLTLRAQVLLWPATDAGFDTASYGEFSEGYFLTRSMMHWFWDHYAPDVEQRREIHASPLQASLDQLEGLPPALIQTAEFDVLRDEAEAYGRKLSQAGVDVTTVRYQGMIHDFGLLNALSALPASRAALRQAAEMLKLHLTAEPVSTSGARE is encoded by the coding sequence TTGAAGCATCCCGGCCTCGAACCCCGCACCGCCCGCTTCCTGCAAGCCCTGGCAGGCAGCAAGCCCCTGGAGCGCCTGAGCCCTGCCGCCGCGCGTTTTGTGCTGGCCGCCGCCCAGAAAGGCGCGGCGCTGCCGGATGCGCAAGTCTCCGTCCACAGCATCGAGCTGGCGGGAAAGCCCTTGCGCCTCCATGTCGTGCGCCCTCCTGGGGCCGAGGGGACTCTGCCCGCCTTCATCTACCTGCATGGCGGCGGCTGGATGCTGGGCGACTTCCCCACCCATGAGCGCCTGGTGCGCGAACTGGTGGTGCATTCCGGCGCCGCCGCCGTCTTCATCGAATACAGCCGCTCGCCGGAGGCAAAGTATGGCGTGGCGCTGCAAGAGATCCACAGTGCAGCGCGCTGGGTGCAGGAATCCGGTCACGAGATCGGTGTGGACGGCAACCGCCTCGCCATCGCAGGCAACAGCGCGGGCGGCAACCTGGCTGCCGCGGTGGCGCTGCTGGCCAAGGAAAAAGGCGGCCTGACGCTGCGCGCCCAGGTGCTGCTCTGGCCCGCCACGGACGCCGGCTTCGACACGGCCTCCTACGGCGAATTCTCCGAAGGCTACTTCCTCACCCGCAGCATGATGCACTGGTTCTGGGACCACTACGCCCCAGATGTCGAGCAGCGCCGCGAAATCCACGCCTCCCCCCTGCAGGCATCGCTGGACCAGCTGGAGGGCCTGCCGCCCGCCCTGATCCAGACCGCCGAGTTTGATGTATTGCGCGACGAAGCCGAAGCCTACGGCCGCAAGCTCAGTCAGGCCGGCGTCGACGTCACGACGGTACGCTACCAGGGCATGATCCACGACTTCGGCCTGCTCAACGCCCTCAGCGCCCTTCCCGCCTCCCGCGCCGCCCTGCGCCAGGCCGCCGAAATGCTCAAGCTCCACCTCACCGCCGAGCCCGTGTCCACATCTGGTGCCAGGGAATAA
- a CDS encoding TonB-dependent receptor: MIRRAALPVALLAAFAPRAALADDPFLQRVLIDGSRATQLGIADSAAAGSVTQRQLQDRTSYRPGELLEATPGLIVSQHSGEGKANQFYLRGFNLDHGTDLRTTVDDMPVNQRSHAHGQGWTDLNFLIPELSARLDYKKGPYSASEGDFASAGATAITYANRLTRGIASATAGQNGYGRALLADAPELGGGSMLYAVEALHNDGPFTKGDNYRKLNAVLRYSQGYANNGFSVAAMAYRGSWNATDQIPQRAVDDGSLGRFDAIDSSDGGEARRMSLSGIWRRTTDESSSKISAYVIANRLQLFSNFTYFLDDSVNGDQFAQPDRRVTSGLNASHSWHWHEGERASVTTVGVQVQNDNIFNGLYRTKARQALAVTREDHIVETSGSAYVENQTRWNAVLRTSAGLRADRYRFDVARVGKADDTLLSPSASVVLGPWADTEFYLNAGNGFHSNDARGVLDKENPATPLARSRGQELGARSEFLRGLQSSLSLYKLDFDSELVFVGDAGTTEASRPSRRYGIEFSNYWKPLKWMSIDADLAFARARYRDADPAGRRIPGAIEGTGQLALTVSPAGPWSGSLRLRYFGPRPLAEDNSVRSQGSMTLNGRLGYKLTKRMHIELEGFNLANRRDSAIDYYYASRLKGEAAPVEDIHFHPIESRSFRLTLSTAF, encoded by the coding sequence ATGATCCGCCGCGCTGCACTGCCGGTTGCGCTGCTGGCTGCCTTTGCGCCACGCGCGGCCCTCGCCGACGATCCTTTCCTGCAGCGCGTGCTGATCGACGGCTCGCGCGCCACCCAGCTGGGCATCGCCGATTCCGCCGCGGCGGGCAGCGTTACCCAGCGCCAGCTCCAGGACCGCACCAGCTACCGCCCCGGCGAACTGCTGGAAGCCACGCCGGGACTCATCGTCAGCCAGCACAGCGGCGAGGGTAAGGCCAACCAGTTCTACCTGCGCGGCTTCAACCTGGACCACGGCACCGACCTGCGCACCACGGTCGACGACATGCCCGTGAACCAGCGCAGCCACGCCCACGGCCAGGGCTGGACGGACCTGAACTTCCTGATCCCCGAGCTGAGCGCGCGGCTCGACTACAAGAAGGGCCCCTATTCCGCCAGCGAAGGCGACTTCGCCTCGGCGGGCGCCACCGCCATCACCTACGCCAACCGGCTGACCCGGGGCATCGCCAGCGCCACGGCGGGCCAGAACGGCTATGGCCGCGCGCTGCTGGCGGATGCGCCGGAACTGGGAGGCGGCAGCATGCTCTATGCGGTGGAGGCCCTGCACAACGACGGCCCCTTCACGAAGGGCGACAACTACCGCAAGCTGAACGCCGTGCTGCGCTACAGCCAGGGCTATGCCAACAATGGCTTCAGCGTGGCGGCCATGGCCTATCGCGGCAGCTGGAACGCCACCGACCAGATTCCGCAGCGCGCGGTGGACGATGGATCGCTGGGCCGCTTCGACGCCATCGACAGCAGCGACGGCGGCGAGGCACGGCGCATGAGCCTTTCCGGCATCTGGCGCCGCACAACGGATGAAAGCTCGTCGAAGATCAGCGCCTACGTCATCGCCAACCGCCTGCAGCTGTTCTCGAACTTCACCTACTTCCTGGACGATTCCGTGAACGGCGACCAGTTCGCCCAGCCGGACCGGCGCGTGACGAGCGGCCTGAATGCAAGCCACAGCTGGCATTGGCACGAAGGCGAGCGCGCTTCCGTCACCACTGTGGGCGTTCAGGTCCAGAACGACAATATCTTCAATGGCCTGTACAGGACGAAGGCGCGGCAGGCGCTCGCCGTGACGCGCGAGGACCATATCGTGGAGACCAGCGGCAGCGCCTACGTCGAGAACCAGACGCGCTGGAACGCCGTGCTGCGCACCAGCGCCGGCCTGCGTGCCGACCGTTACCGTTTTGACGTTGCGCGTGTGGGCAAGGCGGACGACACGCTGCTCAGCCCCAGTGCCAGCGTCGTGCTGGGTCCCTGGGCGGACACGGAGTTCTACCTCAACGCCGGCAACGGCTTCCACAGCAACGATGCGCGCGGCGTGCTGGACAAGGAAAATCCCGCCACGCCGCTGGCGCGTTCGCGCGGCCAGGAGCTCGGCGCACGCAGCGAATTTTTGCGCGGCCTGCAATCCTCGCTTTCGCTGTACAAGCTGGATTTCGATTCGGAGCTGGTCTTCGTTGGCGATGCGGGAACGACGGAGGCGAGCCGTCCGAGCCGCCGTTACGGCATCGAGTTCTCGAACTACTGGAAGCCGCTCAAGTGGATGTCCATCGATGCCGACCTTGCCTTCGCGCGCGCCCGCTACCGCGACGCGGATCCTGCAGGCCGCCGCATTCCAGGCGCCATCGAGGGCACAGGCCAGCTCGCGCTGACGGTATCCCCCGCCGGACCGTGGAGCGGCTCCCTGCGCCTGCGCTACTTCGGTCCCCGTCCCCTGGCCGAGGACAACAGCGTGCGCTCACAGGGCAGCATGACGCTGAATGGGCGCCTCGGCTACAAGCTCACGAAGCGCATGCACATCGAACTGGAAGGCTTCAACCTGGCCAACCGGCGCGATTCCGCCATCGATTACTACTACGCCTCGCGCCTCAAGGGCGAAGCGGCGCCGGTGGAGGATATTCACTTCCACCCCATCGAATCGCGGTCCTTCCGCCTTACCCTCAGCACCGCCTTCTAG
- a CDS encoding hybrid sensor histidine kinase/response regulator yields the protein MDSSYEIAPDEIEILIVEDSPTQAERLRRLIQSMRYGARVAANGRLALEAIHQRKPHLVLSDIVMPEMDGYELCRSIKGDPGLRDIPVILVTSLTDPKDIIRGIECGADNFIRKPYAEDYLLNRIGHMLVNQKLRKDSNMEVGIALYLGDQKHFINAERQQILDLLISTYEQAVQVNSELQARERQVIELNMRLAQHAGELEATNREIAMKNLELAEASRMKSAFIANMSHELRTPLNAIIGFTGALLMKLPGPLTPEQDKQLNTIRSSARHLLSLINDILDVAKIEAGKVTLSVETVQCQDLVREVCETLRPLAAQKGLTLDVELAAQPISLDTDRRALTQILINLANNAIKFTEKGTVRITLGQRDDAEGKVTEFSVADSGAGIREEDQAKLFQAFSQLDSTSTRHAEGAGLGLYLSQNLANLLGGSLSFNSDFGKGSTFTLSLRTRK from the coding sequence GTGGATTCCAGCTATGAAATCGCGCCCGATGAAATCGAGATCCTGATTGTCGAGGACAGCCCCACCCAGGCCGAACGCCTGCGCCGGCTGATCCAGTCGATGCGTTACGGGGCCCGCGTGGCCGCCAACGGCAGGCTCGCGCTGGAAGCGATTCATCAGCGGAAGCCCCATCTCGTGCTGTCCGATATCGTGATGCCGGAAATGGATGGCTATGAGCTGTGCCGTTCCATCAAGGGCGATCCCGGCCTGCGCGACATTCCCGTCATCCTCGTCACTTCCCTCACCGACCCGAAAGACATCATCCGCGGCATCGAGTGCGGCGCGGACAATTTCATCCGCAAGCCGTATGCGGAGGACTACCTGCTCAACCGTATTGGCCACATGCTGGTCAACCAGAAGCTGCGCAAGGATTCGAACATGGAGGTGGGCATTGCGCTCTACCTCGGCGACCAGAAGCACTTCATCAACGCGGAGCGCCAGCAGATCCTGGACCTGCTGATCTCCACCTACGAACAGGCCGTGCAGGTCAACAGCGAGCTGCAGGCGCGCGAGCGCCAGGTGATCGAGCTGAATATGCGCCTGGCCCAGCATGCGGGCGAGCTGGAAGCGACCAACCGCGAGATCGCCATGAAGAATCTCGAGCTGGCCGAGGCAAGCCGCATGAAGTCGGCCTTCATCGCCAATATGTCGCACGAGCTGCGCACGCCGCTGAACGCCATCATCGGCTTCACGGGCGCGCTGCTCATGAAGCTTCCCGGCCCGCTCACACCCGAGCAGGACAAGCAGCTGAACACCATCCGCTCCAGCGCGCGCCACCTGCTTTCGCTGATCAACGACATCCTCGATGTGGCCAAGATCGAAGCGGGCAAGGTGACGCTGTCCGTGGAAACCGTGCAGTGCCAGGATCTCGTGCGCGAAGTGTGCGAAACGCTGCGCCCGCTGGCCGCGCAGAAAGGCCTCACGCTGGACGTGGAGCTGGCGGCCCAGCCGATTTCGCTGGATACGGACCGCCGCGCCCTGACCCAGATCCTGATCAACCTTGCCAACAATGCCATCAAGTTCACCGAGAAGGGCACGGTGCGCATCACCCTTGGCCAGCGGGACGACGCCGAGGGCAAGGTCACGGAGTTCTCGGTGGCCGACAGCGGCGCGGGCATCCGCGAGGAAGACCAGGCAAAACTGTTCCAGGCCTTCTCGCAGCTGGACTCCACCTCCACCCGGCACGCGGAAGGCGCGGGGCTTGGCCTCTACCTGTCGCAGAATCTCGCCAACCTGCTGGGCGGCTCCCTCTCCTTCAACAGCGATTTCGGCAAGGGTTCGACCTTCACCCTGTCCCTGAGGACCCGCAAGTAA